Proteins from one Nitrososphaerota archaeon genomic window:
- a CDS encoding fumarylacetoacetate hydrolase family protein codes for MKIARFYFKNREYYGFILNNIAMDFNKASRILNIKINKEILDFISNEKVFEKIKKKIEKKFIKEKLLKNGYSIEKVKLLAPIPNPPKIICLGLNYIDHAEEQNVSVPKEPIIFFKPRTSIIGPYDNIVCPSFVKQLDYEGELAVIIGKLGKNIPIEKAMDYVFGYMIMNDVSARDIQFSDKQWTRGKSFDTFAPCGPWIVTKDEIENPHSLKISTYVNNEIRQNSSTEKMFLKIPEIISSLSKVMTLEPGDIISTGTPAGVGIFMKPEPKLLKNRDIVKIEIEKIGVIENKVVIEDQ; via the coding sequence ATGAAAATAGCTAGATTTTATTTTAAAAATAGAGAATATTATGGTTTTATTTTAAATAATATAGCGATGGATTTTAATAAAGCAAGTAGAATTTTAAATATAAAAATTAATAAAGAAATTTTAGATTTCATTTCAAATGAAAAAGTTTTTGAAAAAATCAAGAAAAAAATTGAGAAAAAATTTATAAAAGAAAAACTTTTGAAAAATGGTTATTCTATAGAAAAAGTAAAATTATTAGCTCCTATACCAAATCCACCAAAGATAATATGTTTAGGATTAAATTACATAGACCATGCAGAAGAACAAAACGTTTCAGTACCAAAAGAACCAATTATTTTCTTTAAACCAAGAACTTCTATAATTGGGCCCTATGATAATATAGTTTGTCCAAGTTTTGTTAAACAACTTGATTATGAAGGAGAATTAGCAGTTATAATAGGTAAATTAGGGAAAAATATACCCATTGAAAAAGCAATGGATTATGTATTTGGATATATGATAATGAATGATGTTTCTGCTAGGGATATACAATTTAGTGATAAACAATGGACTAGAGGAAAAAGCTTTGATACTTTTGCTCCTTGTGGACCTTGGATTGTAACGAAGGATGAAATTGAAAATCCCCATTCTTTAAAAATATCAACATATGTTAATAATGAAATTAGACAAAATTCATCTACTGAAAAAATGTTCTTAAAAATACCTGAAATAATATCTAGTTTAAGTAAAGTTATGACTTTAGAGCCTGGAGATATAATTTCAACAGGTACACCTGCAGGTGTTGGAATATTTATGAAACCAGAACCAAAGCTTTTGAAAAATAGAGATATAGTAAAAATTGAAATAGAAAAAATAGGAGTTATTGAAAACAAAGTTGTAATAGAAGATCAATAG